One segment of Streptosporangium brasiliense DNA contains the following:
- the mads6 gene encoding methylation-associated defense system protein kinase MAD6, whose translation MAQIVGGGQPVNDAERRVIAHLRDNAPDDWLLLHNIEVPRGDDTFEVDAIVLTGHSLCVIDVKGTRGRIEVSGTRWFPARRDAFGSPVTKLRGNGRALKGLLTQERRELERIYVDSVVVLTGPDTELVDPAGRDSRHVTDLPGLIGTLSDVSRVRRGYTPDVTPYRTPIIEALNGTVRRSTAPPRFGNWEVEEQLGGDTRVTEYRAFNATVPGSETVLLRVYRADPLAQEEPRAAERRLIANAYQSLTRIPPHPCVVRSRDFFAIDDESRFVLVLDDVHGQALHLHLTASRPELSTGAMLDVVDDMLLGLAHVHANNVIHRALNPACVLVTEDGRAMLTGFDYAKPGPRAHTVANELPNVLDTHYVAPECQGRPERMTAASDVYAAGVIAFRLLAGELPPASPDAETAVNGVPAEVMELLRRMRDHSPAKRPDAVEALGALRRAREGIVAEREPLLLDRLRSRFKRMSGR comes from the coding sequence ATGGCACAGATCGTCGGCGGCGGACAGCCGGTGAACGACGCCGAGCGGCGGGTCATCGCCCACCTGCGGGACAACGCGCCCGACGACTGGCTGCTGCTGCACAACATCGAGGTGCCGCGCGGCGACGACACCTTCGAGGTCGACGCGATCGTCCTGACCGGCCACTCGCTCTGCGTCATCGACGTCAAGGGCACGCGCGGCCGGATCGAGGTCTCCGGGACGCGCTGGTTCCCCGCCCGGCGGGACGCGTTCGGCTCCCCGGTGACCAAGCTCCGCGGCAACGGGCGCGCGCTCAAGGGGCTGCTCACCCAGGAGCGCCGCGAGCTGGAGCGGATCTACGTCGACAGCGTCGTCGTGCTGACCGGGCCCGACACCGAGCTGGTCGACCCGGCCGGCCGTGACTCGCGGCACGTCACCGACCTGCCCGGCCTGATCGGCACGCTGAGCGACGTCTCCCGCGTCAGGCGGGGCTACACCCCGGACGTGACGCCGTACCGCACCCCGATCATCGAGGCCCTCAACGGCACCGTGCGGCGGTCCACCGCGCCGCCGCGCTTCGGCAACTGGGAGGTGGAGGAGCAGCTCGGCGGGGACACCCGGGTCACCGAGTATCGCGCGTTCAACGCCACGGTCCCGGGGAGCGAGACGGTCCTGCTGCGGGTCTACCGGGCCGACCCGCTGGCCCAGGAGGAGCCGCGCGCGGCCGAGCGGCGGCTGATCGCCAACGCCTACCAGTCCCTCACCCGGATCCCGCCGCACCCGTGCGTGGTGCGCTCCCGCGACTTCTTCGCCATCGACGACGAGAGCCGGTTCGTGCTGGTCCTCGACGACGTGCACGGCCAGGCGCTGCACCTGCACCTGACCGCCTCCCGGCCGGAGCTGTCCACCGGCGCCATGCTCGACGTGGTCGACGACATGCTGCTGGGCCTGGCCCACGTCCACGCCAACAACGTCATCCACCGGGCGCTCAACCCGGCCTGCGTCCTGGTGACCGAGGACGGCCGGGCGATGCTGACCGGGTTCGACTACGCCAAGCCGGGCCCCCGGGCGCACACCGTCGCCAACGAGCTCCCCAACGTCCTCGACACCCACTACGTGGCCCCCGAGTGCCAGGGCAGGCCCGAGCGGATGACGGCCGCCTCCGACGTGTACGCGGCCGGGGTGATCGCCTTCCGGCTGCTGGCCGGCGAGCTGCCTCCGGCGAGCCCGGACGCCGAGACCGCCGTGAACGGCGTCCCGGCCGAGGTCATGGAGCTGCTGCGGCGCATGCGCGACCACTCGCCCGCCAAGCGGCCGGACGCGGTGGAGGCCCTGGGCGCCCTGCGGCGGGCGCGGGAGGGGATCGTGGCCGAGCGGGAGCCGCTGCTGCTCGACCGGCTCCGGAGCAGGTTCAAGCGCATGTCCGGGCGGTAG
- a CDS encoding GNAT family N-acetyltransferase produces MEITAGTLHLRPWRPADAEVVTAALRDPEIRRWAAAAPAEPDGRAWIADRTAGWADGSSGSFAIADATTGEVLGHTRVKITGDGVGEVGYWVLPASRGRGVAGHAVGAVARWAFAFLELSRLELRHAAGNTPSCRVAQKSGFALARLLAEPSWHEGEGTVEVHLHTLSPT; encoded by the coding sequence ATGGAGATCACCGCAGGGACGCTCCACCTCCGGCCGTGGCGCCCGGCCGACGCCGAGGTGGTGACCGCGGCGCTGCGCGATCCGGAGATCCGCCGGTGGGCGGCCGCCGCCCCGGCCGAGCCCGACGGGCGGGCGTGGATCGCCGACCGGACCGCGGGCTGGGCCGACGGTTCGTCGGGCTCGTTCGCGATCGCCGACGCGACGACCGGGGAGGTGCTGGGCCACACCAGGGTCAAGATCACCGGTGACGGGGTCGGCGAGGTCGGCTACTGGGTCCTGCCGGCCTCCCGCGGCAGGGGCGTGGCCGGCCACGCGGTGGGCGCGGTCGCGCGGTGGGCCTTCGCCTTCCTGGAGCTGTCGCGGCTGGAGCTGCGGCACGCGGCCGGCAACACCCCTTCCTGCAGGGTCGCGCAGAAGAGCGGGTTCGCGCTGGCCAGGCTGCTCGCCGAGCCGTCCTGGCACGAGGGAGAGGGGACCGTCGAGGTCCATCTTCACACGCTCTCACCCACATGA
- a CDS encoding ABC1 kinase family protein has protein sequence MDLLATGIIVITVLVVLAGFTLIARRLLDLRFGVVRTLLAGVFVFVIGGPVTKAFVGLVDPDDGGVTPLWFLILAVVCTLLGGMVFLVIAEALVPPGSLPGPLELIRGLRGRVARSRRYLQITRILVRHGLGPYLRGRDPDLGAPSSRARLATSLREALDEGGVTFVKLGQILSTRGDLLPVEFVEELRLLQDKVASAPWPEIEPVLVAELGRPVAEMFAEFEREPLAAASIAQVYRARLKTGEEVVVKVQRPGIAAVVEQDLDIVARLARTLERRTRWGRAFGVADLSRGFAEALREELDFRIETANMAAVAAATAGEPVRVPVPYPELSGRRVLVMERLEGTAFGSAVPDGLDRQELARTLLDTLLRQIMLHGVFHADPHPGNIMLLADGRLALLDFGSVGRLDGSLRGALQRLLGAMDRGDPLGVSDALLEVVPRPDEIDERELERELGRFMARHLVTGVTPDMQMFGRLFRIVSAHGLSVPPEVAAVFRALATIEGTLARLAPGFDIVAEARAFSVRHLGEQSGPGWVRQAVEQEALSLLPMLRRLPRRIERIAGAAEHGRFSLNVRLFADERDRRHVTGLLHQVLLTVLAATTGIMAVLLLGADNGPPVTTDVGLYQLIGYNLLVISAILALRVLVIIFRRDG, from the coding sequence GTGGATCTCCTGGCGACCGGGATCATCGTGATCACCGTGCTGGTGGTGCTGGCCGGGTTCACGCTGATCGCCCGGAGGCTGCTCGACCTGCGGTTCGGGGTCGTCCGCACGCTGCTGGCCGGGGTGTTCGTGTTCGTGATCGGCGGGCCGGTCACGAAAGCGTTCGTCGGCCTGGTGGACCCGGACGACGGGGGTGTCACGCCGCTGTGGTTCCTCATCCTCGCCGTGGTCTGCACGCTGCTCGGCGGGATGGTCTTCCTGGTGATCGCCGAGGCCCTGGTGCCGCCGGGATCGCTGCCCGGGCCGCTGGAGCTGATCAGAGGGCTGCGCGGCCGGGTGGCCCGCTCGCGCCGCTACCTCCAGATCACCCGGATCCTCGTACGGCACGGCCTCGGCCCCTACCTGCGCGGCCGCGACCCCGACCTCGGCGCCCCCTCCAGCCGGGCCCGGCTGGCCACGTCGCTGCGTGAGGCCCTCGACGAGGGCGGGGTCACCTTCGTCAAGCTCGGCCAGATCCTCTCCACCCGGGGCGACCTGCTGCCGGTGGAGTTCGTCGAGGAGCTGCGGCTGCTGCAGGACAAGGTGGCCTCCGCGCCCTGGCCGGAGATCGAGCCGGTGCTGGTGGCCGAGCTCGGCCGGCCGGTGGCCGAGATGTTCGCCGAGTTCGAGCGGGAGCCGCTCGCCGCGGCCTCGATCGCCCAGGTCTACCGCGCCCGGCTGAAGACGGGCGAGGAGGTGGTGGTCAAGGTCCAGCGCCCGGGGATCGCCGCCGTGGTCGAGCAGGACCTCGACATCGTCGCCCGCCTGGCCCGGACGCTGGAGCGGCGGACCCGGTGGGGCCGGGCGTTCGGGGTCGCCGACCTGTCCAGGGGGTTCGCCGAGGCGCTGCGCGAGGAGCTCGACTTCCGCATCGAGACCGCCAACATGGCCGCCGTGGCCGCCGCCACGGCCGGGGAGCCGGTCCGCGTGCCGGTGCCGTACCCGGAGCTGTCCGGGCGGCGGGTGCTCGTCATGGAGCGGCTGGAGGGCACCGCGTTCGGCTCCGCCGTACCCGACGGGCTGGACCGGCAGGAGCTGGCCAGGACCCTGCTCGACACGCTGCTCCGCCAGATCATGCTGCACGGGGTGTTCCACGCCGACCCGCACCCGGGCAACATCATGCTGCTGGCCGACGGGCGGCTGGCCCTGCTCGACTTCGGCTCGGTGGGACGGCTCGACGGCTCGCTGCGCGGCGCCCTGCAGCGCCTGCTGGGAGCGATGGACCGCGGGGACCCGCTCGGGGTGAGCGATGCGCTGCTGGAGGTCGTGCCGCGGCCCGACGAGATCGACGAGCGCGAGCTGGAGCGCGAGCTCGGCCGGTTCATGGCCCGGCACCTGGTCACCGGCGTCACCCCGGACATGCAGATGTTCGGCAGGCTGTTCCGGATCGTCTCCGCGCACGGCCTGTCCGTCCCGCCCGAGGTGGCCGCGGTGTTCCGGGCGCTGGCGACGATCGAGGGCACGCTCGCCCGGCTGGCTCCCGGGTTCGACATCGTGGCCGAGGCGCGGGCCTTCTCGGTCCGCCATCTCGGCGAGCAGAGCGGCCCCGGGTGGGTACGGCAGGCGGTCGAGCAGGAGGCGCTCAGCCTGCTGCCCATGCTGCGCCGCCTGCCCCGCCGGATCGAGCGGATCGCCGGGGCAGCCGAGCACGGCCGCTTCAGCCTGAACGTGCGCCTGTTCGCCGACGAGCGCGACCGGCGGCACGTCACCGGCCTGCTCCACCAGGTGCTGCTCACCGTGCTGGCGGCCACCACGGGCATCATGGCCGTGCTGCTGCTCGGCGCCGACAACGGTCCCCCGGTCACCACCGACGTGGGCCTGTACCAGCTCATCGGCTACAACCTGCTGGTGATCAGCGCGATCCTGGCCCTGCGGGTGCTGGTGATCATCTTCCGGCGGGACGGCTGA
- a CDS encoding MFS transporter — protein sequence MNHERLPMTLTATRRPPDLTLALTCAAPLLVLINYTAPMVTLPQAARALGSGPAGPAWLLNAIALGLAALLLIAGDLADNYGRRRIYLAGMWALAAASVMAALSVNTAMFVTARLVQGAASAGLLTASLGALGHAFPEGRGRLHATGRYGAMLGLGIAVGPLISGGLAAVAGWRAVYWVVAAAAVPLALLGAGLLPESRAAERRPLDLPGVLLLASGLAALVTAVTEGRGGWSQPVVAVAAAAAALLLGSFAVVERRRPVPLLDLGLFRRPLFAVATGGALVVGMVVIGLMSFLPTVLQLARGLSPLGSAALFAVWSGTSFLTALQARRLPLAGRGRLALGLLLSAAGTLPLLDVAGHAPWVRIVLGLAVAGIGSGLINASLTHLAIESVPPHRAGMGSGANNTARYVGSPLGVALMAAVVGTAGLSAGTDGALVVCAVVAAAAGGGVLLLSRPAGR from the coding sequence ATGAACCATGAAAGGCTCCCCATGACGCTCACCGCGACCCGCCGTCCCCCGGATCTCACCCTCGCGCTCACCTGTGCCGCACCGCTGCTGGTGTTGATCAACTACACCGCCCCCATGGTCACGCTGCCCCAGGCCGCGCGGGCCCTTGGCTCGGGACCGGCGGGACCGGCCTGGCTGCTGAACGCGATCGCGCTGGGCCTGGCGGCGCTGCTGCTGATCGCCGGAGACCTGGCCGACAACTACGGGCGGCGGCGGATCTACCTGGCTGGGATGTGGGCGCTGGCCGCCGCGAGCGTCATGGCGGCCCTGTCGGTGAACACGGCGATGTTCGTGACGGCCCGGCTGGTGCAGGGAGCCGCCAGCGCGGGACTGCTCACCGCCAGCCTGGGCGCCCTCGGCCACGCCTTCCCCGAGGGCCGCGGGCGGCTGCACGCCACGGGCCGCTACGGGGCCATGCTCGGCCTGGGCATCGCCGTCGGCCCGCTGATCTCCGGCGGGCTGGCCGCCGTGGCGGGCTGGCGGGCGGTCTACTGGGTGGTCGCCGCGGCCGCGGTGCCGCTGGCGCTGCTGGGGGCCGGGCTGCTGCCCGAGTCACGCGCGGCCGAGCGCCGGCCGCTGGACCTGCCCGGCGTCCTGCTGCTGGCCTCCGGCCTGGCCGCGCTGGTCACCGCCGTCACCGAGGGCCGCGGCGGCTGGTCCCAGCCGGTCGTGGCCGTCGCGGCCGCCGCCGCGGCGCTGCTGCTGGGCTCCTTCGCCGTGGTCGAGCGGCGCCGCCCCGTCCCACTGCTCGACCTGGGGCTGTTCCGGCGCCCCCTCTTCGCCGTCGCCACCGGCGGAGCACTCGTGGTCGGGATGGTGGTGATCGGGCTGATGAGCTTCCTGCCGACCGTGCTGCAGCTCGCCCGGGGCCTGTCCCCGCTGGGCAGCGCCGCCCTGTTCGCCGTCTGGTCGGGGACGTCGTTCCTGACCGCGCTGCAGGCGCGCCGCCTGCCGCTGGCCGGGCGGGGCCGCCTCGCTCTCGGGCTGCTGCTGTCGGCCGCGGGCACGCTCCCCCTCCTGGATGTGGCCGGTCACGCCCCCTGGGTCCGGATCGTGCTCGGCCTGGCCGTCGCCGGGATCGGCAGCGGCCTGATCAACGCCTCCCTCACCCACCTGGCGATCGAGAGCGTGCCGCCGCACCGGGCCGGGATGGGGTCGGGGGCGAACAACACCGCCCGCTACGTCGGCTCGCCGCTGGGCGTGGCCCTCATGGCCGCGGTCGTCGGCACCGCCGGCCTGTCGGCGGGGACCGACGGCGCCCTGGTGGTCTGCGCCGTGGTGGCGGCCGCGGCGGGCGGTGGGGTCCTGCTCCTCAGCCGTCCCGCCGGAAGATGA